A segment of the Asinibacterium sp. OR53 genome:
GGAACTGGGATTTGGTGCAGGTCCCTCTTTCATTTTGGGAGAGGTAAAAAGCAAAGTAGGATTTGGTGGTACTATCTCTTTGAGAAAGGCCTTCAGTCATACTTTTTCTTACAGATTTAACTACACTGGTCTGTTGAATTCCGGTGAACCTACTGTTTATGGCACTTCTGTTGGTCAGTATGCCTACAAGAGCCAAACACATTCACTGGGCGTAGACCTGATCGCTTCTTTGAACTCCGCCAGTCACTACAGGGGCAACCCCAAGGCCAACATTTATGTGTTGGCTGGTTACAGCCTGGTAGGGCACAGGGTATTGTATAAAAAACCTGTTGGGCCTTTCGCCCAGCCAGGTGGCTACAACACCTATTATGGTATTGGCGATCCTAACTCACAGAATGGCCTGATCAACACTTGGTTTGGTGCCAACATTAACGGCAGACAAGGTTGGGCAATTATGCACATGGCTACTGCCGGTGCAGGTGTTGCTTTCAAGCTGAACAAGCAGGTTAATCTGGGTCTTGAACAGAAGTTTTACATGGCCGTTCCTGGTTATGATTACCTCGACGGTTACAAAGGTGCTAACAGCACTAAAAACGACTTCATCTCGTTCACTACTGCCCGTTTGAACATCAACATCGGCAACTCTTCCAAGAGAGTGGAGCCTTTGTACTGGCTGAATCCCAACAACTATGTATACAACGAGCTGAACTCACCCAAGCACATGAAGATGCCTCCGGTGGTTCTGCCTGACTCTGATGGCGATGGTGTTACAGATCAGTTCGACCTGGAACCCAATACTCCCAAAGGTGCCAAAGTTGATACACATGGTAGAGCACTCGATACAGACGGCGACGGTGTTCCTGACTACAGGGATAAAGAATTGCTGACTCCTGCTAACTGCTTCCCTGTAAATGCTGATGGCGTAGGTACTTGTCCTGAGCCTGCATGCTGCAAAGAAATCAAAGACATGATGGCTAACATGAAAGCTGCTAAAGCTGAGTGCACCATCGGTGGATTGCCCAGCATCCAGTTCAAAGGATCAAGCGCTAAACTGTCTAAAGAAGCACAAGCTTTACTGGCTGATGCAGCTGTTAAGATCAACGCTAATCCTAACTGTAAAGTAAAAGTGATCGGTTACGGTGCTTCAAGCAAAGCTGCTCAACAGCTGAGCTGGGAGCGTGTAAACGCTGTGATCAAATACCTGGTTGAAAAACAAGGTGTTGCTGAAAGCAGGTTCATCTTCACTTATGGTCAGAATGGCGATGCCAACACTGTTGACCTCCAGGGTACAACCGAAGAAGGTCCTAATTCAGTACCGGCTCCTCACCCTAACCTGAAAAGCAGAAAATAATCTGAACGGTTCCTACCGTAAGGATTAAAAATAAAAGCCCCGTATCGTAAGATGCGGGGCTTTCTTTTTGTGAAGATGTATTTGTTAAGTAGTATGTTTTAACTGAGCAGTCCAAAATGTAGCTCGCCAAAATTCTGAAGCGAAGACAAACGTAAATCAGCCGCACCCCATTTTTCTTCTTTTAATTCTGCAGCGGCGGGTACTACCACGCATTTCATACGTGCTGCCTTGGCAGCAACCAATCCGTTGAAAGAATCTTCGAAACAAAGACAGGCAGTAGGATGACTATTCAGTTCCTGTGCACAGTTGAGGTATACTTGCGGATGAGGCTTACCGTAATCGAGTAATTCGGCAGAACAGGCAGCGGAAAGAACATCTTTTATACCAGTCATGCGCACCACCAACTCAATCAATTCCGGTGGTGAAGAAGTAGCCAGGCCAATCTTGAATTGCTTTTTCAGGAAAAAATCAAAAATATAAGGGACACCCTGCATCACCCGTCCTTTGTGCTCGATTTTATCAAGTACAAGTGAAATGATCTTTTTTTCTGCCCGTAATTGTTCAGAAGGGTCGATTTTGAACCAGGCCAGCCACCACTGTACAAACTCTCTTGTACGCAAGCCGGTAGTGCTTTTGTATTGTTCGTCGGTAAAGGACACGCCATAGGCTGCAAATACTTCTGATGCTGCTTCATTCCATAGGGGCTCGCTGTCGATCAGCAAACCGTCGATATCGAAAATAACGCTTGTTAACTGCATAATAAATTATTGAGGAGCAAAAGTATTGGTAGCAAATCATAGATGCGTAGAACAAGCTGCTATTTTATCATAACTTATTTACTCATGGCGAGCCTGAACCCGGTGGCATTGTTGCTGAAATCCAACTCATGTCCTTCGCGGTTGGATATGCGAGACGACCAGGATGATTGCATGAAGGAGCCGCCACGCAATACTTTTTGCGCACTTAACTCAGGGCCTATGGGATTGACACGTGTGCTATGGGAAAAATAATCCTCTGCATAATAATCACTGCACCATTCCGATACGTTGCCACTCATATCGTAAAGACCCAACGGATTTGGCTTCTTACCACCAACAGGCGATGTTTTATTGGCATTGTCTTTATACCACGCCACTTCGTTGGCATCCCTGCTGCCGGCATAGTAATATGATTTGTCTTCCAGCTTTCCACCTCTTGCGGCATATTCCCATTCGGCTTCTGTAGGCAGCCTGAATTTTTTGTTGGATAGTTTATTGAGTCGTTCAATGAAATCGTTCGCTGCTTTCCAGCTGATCATTTCAACGGGACAATTGGGACAATCCTTGAAGAAACTGGGATTATCGTCTTCCATAATCGCCGCCCAAATATGTTGTGTGAGTTCATACTTACTGATATAGAAACTATCCACTGTAACAGCAATGGCCGGCTTTTCCCGTGTAGAACAACTCACGCCTACTTCATTGGTACAACCCATCGTAAACTGTCCGCCTTCTACCAATACCATGCTGCTGTCGAGCTCCTGCAAAGCTGCTGAAAGTGCTACCGTACCATCATCAACATCATAGTTGTTTGCTTTGAGCAGGGCCATAACTTCAGACCGGCTGCCGAATTTGGTAAGTAATACCTTGAGTTGTTTTTTCTTTTCTATCCGGCTCATGGTTGCAGGAAAGAACCGGGCTCCTTTTTCGATGAACAATTTGATCACATCAGTATCTGCATTGATGCATGCATGCGCCAGGGGTGTGGCGTAAATCTCTTTATTTTCTGCAAACCGGGCGCCGTAATTGTTGACGCCCACGCCGTGTTCAAAGAGGTAACGAAAAACAGTTGTATCGCTTTTTACATCGAGTGCATAATCGACGATTCTTTTGCCACCAATGATCGCTTCTTCGAGGCTGTCTTTGCGGATGAAAAAGCCGATATCGCTGCTTCGCGATGCCTTTAATGCGATCTCAATATTATCGCTTAGCGGGGCCTTGCCTGCCTGAACGGCGTCAATGAATCGGTAAGATTCGTCCCTCGTGATCTTGTCCTGGTCAATTTTAATCTCTTTCAGGAAACGGTCCCGTTCATCTTTCATAGTAAAAGCTACAGCAGAATCGGAATAGTTTTTAACCAGTGACGCCAGTTGATTCTTATCGTTCAGAAAAAGATCCCTGGATTTCAATACCTGGTCTGTGATACCGCTTTCGCCTTTCCTGATCTTTATTATCAGCGTTTGCAATGCGGTTTTATCATTGAAGATTTGTTTGATCCAATCCCTGATGCGGCCCTCTGCTTCATTTAAAGAAGCAATATGTTGTTGTTTGAGCACTTCCTGTGCTTCTTTTATCCTGCGCAATTCCTCCAGCTTTTCTTCGTGTAACTGATCATCTTTTGCTTTCTGGGCGAGCACTTCGGCCGACTTAACAGGGGAATTATCTACTTCTGGAAAAGCGATAACGATATTATGCCCTGCATCTTTATCCTGCACAACGAAAGAAGTATCGTACTGGGTACCCTGGCCATCACTGAGTGAAATGCGCATTTCATCTGAATTGTTGAGCGGGACACGTTTAGACATCCCAGCCTTGATCTTACCTGCTTCGCTCTCATTGATACTTACGTTGATGGCACTGCTTTTGCTGGCCTTGAGTACCAGGTAAGCAAATGCATCTTCTTTTTTCTCTTCATTATCATCCCGGAATTTTACCTGCGGTTTAGTACCTGTTTTTTTCTTCGAATCAGTACCTGTCTTGGTATTGGTAGGAGCTTTGATGAGCTGGGCAGCAGCATCCATGACCATCACACAGGCAGCCAGTAAGAAAATGGATTTGAGTAAACAGCGCTTCATAAGCATGCAATCGGGTTATAGATAATTGTTCAGGTAAATATTGTCCAGCAAGGATTTTTGTTGCAGGAAATCGTACTTGTATCCCGATTCCTTGCGGATGAATTCGAATTTGATGTCACGGCCGTTTTCTGCATTTTTCAGTTTAATGCCAATGGTACCATTCAACCTGTTTTCCACATTCACTTCCAGCAGAAATTCTGAGACCGGTCCAAAAGGCCCTGCTTTGATAGTGCCCAGTTTGTGCAGGTCTTCCTGCGGATCCCAGAATTGACATAATTCAATCAAAACGAAATCGGTTTTGCTGGGGTTGATGCGGTACACTTTTTTAGATGAAACAGGCAGGGGTATATTCCGGTGGATCAACAGATCGATTTGTTGCCTGTCGCTGTTCGATAATAATAAGCCGATGTTATAGGTGCTAACGCTTCTCAGTTCAATGGGTGTTACCAGCGAACTGCTGCCACTGCTGAACGAAGCGGCATAAAGGGCTGCTCCTTTGGCCACGCTGCTCAAAGGCTGGTGATAAATGAGTTCCTGGTGCGGAGCGATCTTTTGCTTCCAGAAATTATACACCAGCTTGCTGCTGGATGTGCCGCCTATCAATACCAGCTTATTGACATCGGTAAATTGCATACCGAGGGAACGCAAACACCTGTTGACAGCCTGTTCTGTTTTGGTAATGAGTTGGGTAGCTCTCGCAGCATAGCCTTCATAATAAAAAGTAGATTCGAAAGCATCCCTGCCTATCATGATCCATTTACTGATATTGGCAGGAGTAGCCGCATCATTCAATTCTATTTTGATGTTTTCCGCAATTTTCTGAACGCGGTTATTGGTGAGTTTATCGGAAGGGAAGGGCACGCCAAACGCTTTCTCATAGTCGGCCCGGATGGTTTCCTGTACGATCTCATCAAACTCTTTTCCACCTAATTTGTTTACACCGTCTTTGGCAATCACATTCAGCTGTGTGCCCGATTTGGTGATGAGTGTAAGGTCGAATGTGCCGCCGCCAAAATCATAAATGAGTATGATCTCTTCGTCTATTTTTTTATTACTGCTCCCATAAAACAGCGCTGCGGCCACGGGCTCTTCCACGATGGCGCTGAGCTCCAGTTCGGCCAGCCTGGCGGCTTCAATGACAGATTTCCTTTGCACATCGTTGTAATGGGCAGGCACCGTGATCACAGCCTGCTTGAAACCATCGGGCAGGTACAGCTCCGCATCGTTCTTCACTTTTCGAATGATCAACGAAGCTACTGTTTCACTGAACCAGGCATTGTTGTCATCGTCGAAATAAACCGGGTCCTGCGTTCCGAAACTTCTTTTGAAATAGGAGATGATCTGTTTATCCGGCAATGATTCGTAAAGACTTTCTGCAAAGCCACCCGCATAAGCCCGGTTCCCTTCAATGATGGCAATGGAAGGTGTGATCTGCTGGTCTTTGTTGTTGGCGTCGGGTATCAGCACAGGGCTTCCATCCCTGCTGAGGGTGGCGGCTACTGTATTGCTGGTTCCCAGGTCAATGCCCAATACCATGGCTAAAGTTTTAGATCTTTTTCAATTGCTGTTACCATATTGTTGTACTGAACAACAAGTTTGTCCCGAACCTGTGTAGCTGCCTGCACATTGCGCAGTAGCAGGTCCACACTCATTTGCTGTTTCGCCTGTTGTTTTTTTTCTTCATGCATCCGGTTGGCTTTTTGCAACTGTGCCTCCCGGATATTTTTCTCTATTTGCTGGCCGATGTTCTGGTTAGTGTCTACCAGCCACCGGGCAATATGCGAGGTCCAGTCCTGACTGCTGTCGCTGAACATGCGTTTTGCTTCTTGTTGCAATAATTCTTTGGCTTTGTTCAGTTCTTTTTGAAATTCTTCTGCTCTCCTTTTGGGAATGCGTTTGCGTAAGTCGGATATGCCATAACCGATCAACGCCAGGGATATCAGGCCTGTACTCACTTTAACCCACATGGCCATGTGCTTGAACAGGCTCATGTCGCCAGCTGTTGCAATTACCGAGAGCGGCGCCAGCAATCCGCCGATCACCACTGTTAGTCCTGTATAATCTTTCAGCGCTACCAAATATTCCATGGTACCTTTTTTAACGAGCTCACCGGTATAGGCTTTATTCATGTAGCAGAAAGAATGAATGGCCTGTTCTTTATCGGGGAAGAGGGGATAAATCCCCTCAGGATTCACCGGTTTAATACCCTTGCTC
Coding sequences within it:
- a CDS encoding OmpA family protein, which codes for MASKKLLSAAALVLLLQSVGIAQTDWGWDWKDTSKIAVKNLPQHNEFLNNQYPYPAQPRSQWELGFGAGPSFILGEVKSKVGFGGTISLRKAFSHTFSYRFNYTGLLNSGEPTVYGTSVGQYAYKSQTHSLGVDLIASLNSASHYRGNPKANIYVLAGYSLVGHRVLYKKPVGPFAQPGGYNTYYGIGDPNSQNGLINTWFGANINGRQGWAIMHMATAGAGVAFKLNKQVNLGLEQKFYMAVPGYDYLDGYKGANSTKNDFISFTTARLNINIGNSSKRVEPLYWLNPNNYVYNELNSPKHMKMPPVVLPDSDGDGVTDQFDLEPNTPKGAKVDTHGRALDTDGDGVPDYRDKELLTPANCFPVNADGVGTCPEPACCKEIKDMMANMKAAKAECTIGGLPSIQFKGSSAKLSKEAQALLADAAVKINANPNCKVKVIGYGASSKAAQQLSWERVNAVIKYLVEKQGVAESRFIFTYGQNGDANTVDLQGTTEEGPNSVPAPHPNLKSRK
- the hxpB gene encoding hexitol phosphatase HxpB, with the translated sequence MQLTSVIFDIDGLLIDSEPLWNEAASEVFAAYGVSFTDEQYKSTTGLRTREFVQWWLAWFKIDPSEQLRAEKKIISLVLDKIEHKGRVMQGVPYIFDFFLKKQFKIGLATSSPPELIELVVRMTGIKDVLSAACSAELLDYGKPHPQVYLNCAQELNSHPTACLCFEDSFNGLVAAKAARMKCVVVPAAAELKEEKWGAADLRLSSLQNFGELHFGLLS
- a CDS encoding SUMF1/EgtB/PvdO family nonheme iron enzyme; this encodes MKRCLLKSIFLLAACVMVMDAAAQLIKAPTNTKTGTDSKKKTGTKPQVKFRDDNEEKKEDAFAYLVLKASKSSAINVSINESEAGKIKAGMSKRVPLNNSDEMRISLSDGQGTQYDTSFVVQDKDAGHNIVIAFPEVDNSPVKSAEVLAQKAKDDQLHEEKLEELRRIKEAQEVLKQQHIASLNEAEGRIRDWIKQIFNDKTALQTLIIKIRKGESGITDQVLKSRDLFLNDKNQLASLVKNYSDSAVAFTMKDERDRFLKEIKIDQDKITRDESYRFIDAVQAGKAPLSDNIEIALKASRSSDIGFFIRKDSLEEAIIGGKRIVDYALDVKSDTTVFRYLFEHGVGVNNYGARFAENKEIYATPLAHACINADTDVIKLFIEKGARFFPATMSRIEKKKQLKVLLTKFGSRSEVMALLKANNYDVDDGTVALSAALQELDSSMVLVEGGQFTMGCTNEVGVSCSTREKPAIAVTVDSFYISKYELTQHIWAAIMEDDNPSFFKDCPNCPVEMISWKAANDFIERLNKLSNKKFRLPTEAEWEYAARGGKLEDKSYYYAGSRDANEVAWYKDNANKTSPVGGKKPNPLGLYDMSGNVSEWCSDYYAEDYFSHSTRVNPIGPELSAQKVLRGGSFMQSSWSSRISNREGHELDFSNNATGFRLAMSK
- a CDS encoding Hsp70 family protein, yielding MVLGIDLGTSNTVAATLSRDGSPVLIPDANNKDQQITPSIAIIEGNRAYAGGFAESLYESLPDKQIISYFKRSFGTQDPVYFDDDNNAWFSETVASLIIRKVKNDAELYLPDGFKQAVITVPAHYNDVQRKSVIEAARLAELELSAIVEEPVAAALFYGSSNKKIDEEIILIYDFGGGTFDLTLITKSGTQLNVIAKDGVNKLGGKEFDEIVQETIRADYEKAFGVPFPSDKLTNNRVQKIAENIKIELNDAATPANISKWIMIGRDAFESTFYYEGYAARATQLITKTEQAVNRCLRSLGMQFTDVNKLVLIGGTSSSKLVYNFWKQKIAPHQELIYHQPLSSVAKGAALYAASFSSGSSSLVTPIELRSVSTYNIGLLLSNSDRQQIDLLIHRNIPLPVSSKKVYRINPSKTDFVLIELCQFWDPQEDLHKLGTIKAGPFGPVSEFLLEVNVENRLNGTIGIKLKNAENGRDIKFEFIRKESGYKYDFLQQKSLLDNIYLNNYL